The Chionomys nivalis chromosome 1, mChiNiv1.1, whole genome shotgun sequence sequence GATTCCTGCCTGGAAGGTTAGCTCcatcttttattctttgagagtcCGGAATTTCCCAACTCTCTGGGGACAGAGGCCATTCTGTACCCCTAGAAATGATCTTGGCAGTTGCCCACTGGTTCAGGACAAATCTgggttcagttttgttttgttttgctttgagacggTCTCACGTAGTCCAGACAAGCCTCTCAAATTTGTCCTGAATAACCTGAGATGACCCAGAcctcccagtcctcctgcctctgcttcttgagtgctggaaaaCAGGCATGTAGCATGATGCCCCACTCAGTCTGGGTCTTCCAGCCTCTATCCCAgaagccaggactccaaatggggCTGACATTATACGTGATCTCAGAAAGAACACAGGCTTTGGCAAGACTCCTCTGCGAGCATAGCTAAGGAGACAAGTCTGGGGGAAACAGGGAAAGTCAAGAGTGGCCAGAAAATTTTGGCTGCTCTGGAGAACACAGGAGCTCGGGCTATATTTAAACTCTGAGTCACATGACTAGACTCTACTTGGGCTGgagtaaaacatgttttcttttaaatgattaaACTGAGTTGAACTTCGTTCAAGGAAAGTTTCTTTccctctgaatttttttcttcaggcTTTAAGTGTTTCAAGATGAGAATTTGCTTTCATAAAGAGGAAACTTGTCAGTCATTCCAACCTAGACACACCTGTGCATCGGAACACCCAACTCCATCGAGTCATGCATTTGGCCGCATCCCCTACATCTGGATGATCAAGAAACCCCAttcagaaggggaagaggaggaggtgtaAACACTGGCCCGTCTCTGGTTCTCTTGGTAACATGAACCAACACCAACGACAGGTCTGGTCTAGTGTTTATCCCACTTCCGTCTTTCATCCCACAGTTGGGAGAGTTTAACCCAAAATTCCACTTTCACAATGGGTCTTCCTTCCAGTATGGATCAGGGTTATTGGCAAGGCAAAACCAGAGAAAGCTAAACTCAGGATATTTAAGTCACCCTGCCCTGGAAAGTGCTGGAAGGGAAGCAAGCAAAACATCAGCCTAGGGTGGGGTCTGGACTCTCGGGTCGGAACCTTTCCTACAGCTAGACAACAGCAgtttactaaaatataaaaaagctttggccggacagtggtggcgcacgcctttaattccagcactcaagaggcagaggcaggcggatctctgtgagtttgaagccagcctggtctacagagtgagttccagggcagtctccaaagctatagagaaagcctgtctcgaaaaaacaaaaaagcaaaaaacaaaacaaaaacctttgtttatttaaaatagccAGTGAGAAAAGACTAGAAACATGATCAACTCCTGTCTCccactttgtgtgtgttttccagagCTCTGCTTGAACACTCTGAGTCTCTGATCGGGTGGGGcggggtgagagtggggtgtaGAAAGAACGAGGGGGGGGGGCAGCTAGCTGATGGGTGTGTACCTTGGTTCTAGCAGGGAGGGTCCCAGTCCATCCTGTCCTGTCTGAGGTCTGTTTGCCTGAGCTAGAGGAGTGTATACGTGAGGAGGCCACTGAATGGCAGGCTGTTTACTATATCCACTGAAATATTTCTACCACCCTGATTCCACTCTAGGCTCCAAGATTTCAAATACCCCGACAGCTCCTCTGGGCTCTATAGAAGTCAGGCTAAGGCACCAATATGCTGGCTCCACCATATAAAAAAGCCTGGGGGTCAGTGTCCCATAAAAGCACAaatcttggaggcagaggcaggagactctctgagttcagggccagcctggtctacagagttccatgATGACAGAAACCTGGTCTctaataacagaaaacaaaagcaccaaTCTAGCGGAGCCAGGGTCGCTCCAGGCCTGTCAGAGCCTTGAGGGGTAACAGCTTAAGAAACCAGACTTACTGCCACCAGGAAACTAAGGAAAACGGAGACTGCAGTGAACCGGCTAGAAGGGCCCTCCAATCGGAAGCCAGAGAGGGGTGATGACCTTTCGACCACGAAGTTCACCCTATTCCTCCCGGAAGTCTAGCCTTCCACAACTCAAccttcccagtttttttttttttttgtgcagcCGTCCCTCCCAGGTTCACACGCCCACCCCAGAGTCTTAATTCCCCGCCCAGTGAATCTTGTTCCAGGGACACGCCCCTCTAGTGTGCCCCGCCCAAGGCCCTGGTACGAGCCTCTCAACCCGCACGCACTCCAGCTGGCcaccccaagctctccccttcCCTGGACATGCTCTCTCATTCACATCCCTGCttctctgtcccccacccccacccccgctcacTTTGCCTCCGCTCTCTCAGTCCTCTACCTTGAGTCCCCAGAGCCCCTCTCTCCCCTAACACTACTCTCCAATCCTCACCCCTGACGCCCCCCTTTCCCTGGCATTTGGCTCTGCCGCCCAGCTCCTTTCAGCCAGTCTCTTGCTCTCTTTGCCCCCAGAATTACTTCCACCCACGCCCCGTGAGACTCCCCCAAACTTCTCCAAGATGATCCCCACACCCAGCTTTCCCTCCCACTAGTCTACCCACCCCGCGCCCTTTAAGGCTCGCATACCACCCTCACCCTGTTCCACCTCTTTCCAGTTCTACCCTACCCCGGCCCTCCCATCTCCTGGAGGTCTCCCGGGCTGTCACTGCCCGCTCCTCATTCCTCTTACCACCCCTCCCCTGGATtgcatttctcattttcttcccgTCCCGggcactccccacgccccacccCGCCCTTCATCTCCCGCTCCCCTTATCCCCGAAGCTACCCGGTCTTTCCCCATCTTCCCATTCTCCTCCTGAGCATCCCATCAACCTCTacctcctccagcctcccacaTCACCCTTGCCCTCCATCGCTCCCATCCCCGAGACCCCCTCGACTCCTCCCGCTCATTCATCCCTCAGAGCCCCCCTTACCCCGTGGCTCCCCCTCATCCCTCCATCGCACATCCCTCCTCAGTCCTCCAGGAATcccccctccctgctcccccgCCTCGTCCCGCCCGCCTCACTCCCGCCCCAGTCCGGCCCGGCTCTCCGGCTGCGCGCTCCAGGCTGGGTGCGAGCCATGGGCAGCGGTAGCAGCCGGAGCAGCCGGATCCCGAGGCGGCGGCGCAGCCCTGACAGGCGCCAGGCGGACCCGCGAGAGGCAACCTCAGAGGGCGGCACAGCTGACCAGGCCCCGACGGCCGCGACGCAGGAGGAGACTGGCCCAGATCCCCGCCCCACGACGCCCCCCGGCGGCCGGGAGGAGACCCTGCGCCTGTTGGACCAGTTGCTGGCCGAGTCCGAGACCTGGGGGACCCAGGAGCCGACCCCACGCGGCCCCGCCCGGCTTTCACCCGCGGTGAGTGTGGGCGCCTGTCTCTCCAGACGCATCCTTTCTGTAGCCCCAGTGTCCTCCCACCCAGGCCTCTCTCCCTACTCCGCGCCCCTGTCTCCAGCTAACCAACCCAGGGTCACCCCCCTTTTATCCTAGGGCGCTGTGACCCTTCCTTACTTCCACCCCTGCATATTTTCACTCTGCCTCCTTGGTGGGTGCCCGACACTATCTCTATTTTGGGGTGACTCTCAGAGGCAGCCTTAAAGGACCAAGTACAAACAGCAGTTGGCAGAAACACCTCGAACTTCCTTCTGGTCCAGGGCTTGCCTTCCTTTCCCAGCGGGGCTGCATGCAGTCTGCAGCATCCTTGCAGCTCAGGTGGGAACTGACCAGCAAGGGCCTCCGCCTTGGCCATCAGGGGACACAGTGAGGAGGTAATAAGTGGGTGGATCACCTGCCAAACAGTGTTTCGAAAACGCCCTGCCGCGTCGGACGCATCCGGATCTTTGGCTTGCAATTCCCGCATTGCAAGCTATTTTTAAGATGCGGCTTCCTCATCTTCTCTTTCTGAACACTTGTAATAACACCCCCGCTGTTCTAGAAAAACAATGGAAAACCAGCGCTCTGGTTTGGCACGCCTTTGGTGCTGCAGAGCTAAAATTCAGAACCGTCTTAGCGGCTCCTGGCTGGAAGAGGAGGCTAGAGGCAGTCGTACCCGGAGGCTTCACTGCGGGCCGCGAGGCAGAGGGAATGTCTTCTTGGACCTGGCTACCGGGCAAGCGTCAGGGAAAGGCCACTGGAATGGTGGGAAGACAGCTCAACCCCTGCACCCGCAACAGGGCTCCGTCCCAcatccctcctcccccactgccCTGTGGTGGTTTACGACAGGACAAGTCAGCCGTAGTGAGAACTGAATTATATAACGGAATTCCTCTAAGACTACATCAGCCTGCAGTTATGTAAGACGAACAAAGAGCAAACAGTTGGGGAGATTTGGACATAGCAAGGAAACAAACTTTTGGTGTCATTTTCAAGTGCTTAGGGAACTTCAAAGGTGTGGAAATGAATGAACTTTCCCTCTCTCTTGCTGAGTGTCCGCTGGAAGAGCatcctagagacaggatctccGGGACTCTGTTACAGTAAGCCAGGCTTGCTTTAGGTATCAGGGGCAAAGACCGGTGCCCAGAGCGCTGGCCTGGGATCCAGGGGGACAGAACGATCCAAACATCAAGTACACGATGCAGTGGAGAGAAGTCAGTCTGAGGAGTCCACAGGAAGGAGGGACAGGCCTGCTCTAAGGGTGGAAAGACTTGAGTCTGAGGTGGTCAAAAGACAAGAGCAGAGTACAAGGCTGGGGAGGGACTCTAGGTACACTCATGGCGGTGGCATGTTAGCGCTGGTGCAGCTGTGGCGGTGGCATGTTAGT is a genomic window containing:
- the Cys1 gene encoding cystin-1; amino-acid sequence: MGSGSSRSSRIPRRRRSPDRRQADPREATSEGGTADQAPTAATQEETGPDPRPTTPPGGREETLRLLDQLLAESETWGTQEPTPRGPARLSPAVSPEKKTKDDPEESCTPEAPSSSHKRPEGQSAISYDYSEEELMASIEREYCR